A DNA window from Microcystis aeruginosa NIES-843 contains the following coding sequences:
- the map gene encoding type I methionyl aminopeptidase: MGNDTITLLSPREIEKMRRAGRLAAKLLDHLADMVKPGVSTLEINDEAERWTRAHGAKSAPLGYHGFPKSICTSINEVICHGIPSADQILKDGDIINIDVTPILEGYHGDTSQTFFVGTPSPLAKKLVEVTRECLQRGIDAVQPGGKIGDIGAAIQEYAEGQGFSVVRDFVGHGISNVFHTGPQVPHYGTRGKGKKIRPGMVFTIEPMINEGTWQHIVLKDGWTAITKDGKLSAQFEHTIAVTETGVEILTLSD, encoded by the coding sequence ATGGGCAACGATACCATCACCTTACTCTCTCCCCGGGAAATTGAAAAAATGCGTCGAGCCGGACGATTAGCGGCTAAACTGTTAGACCATCTGGCCGATATGGTTAAACCGGGGGTAAGTACCCTAGAAATCAATGACGAGGCAGAACGTTGGACTCGCGCCCATGGAGCCAAAAGTGCGCCCCTAGGATACCATGGTTTTCCTAAGTCCATCTGTACTAGCATTAACGAGGTTATCTGTCACGGCATCCCCAGCGCCGATCAAATCCTCAAAGACGGCGATATTATTAACATCGATGTCACCCCGATTTTAGAAGGTTATCACGGCGATACCTCGCAGACTTTCTTTGTTGGTACTCCCTCCCCCCTGGCCAAAAAGTTAGTGGAAGTTACCAGAGAATGTCTACAAAGAGGCATAGATGCAGTGCAGCCGGGGGGTAAAATCGGCGATATCGGGGCGGCTATCCAAGAATATGCCGAAGGACAAGGATTTTCGGTGGTTAGAGATTTTGTCGGTCATGGTATCAGTAATGTTTTTCACACCGGTCCGCAGGTTCCCCACTACGGCACTCGTGGCAAGGGCAAAAAAATTCGCCCCGGCATGGTATTCACCATTGAACCAATGATTAATGAGGGAACCTGGCAACATATTGTCTTAAAAGACGGTTGGACTGCTATTACTAAAGATGGTAAACTTTCGGCCCAATTTGAACACACCATCGCCGTCACCGAAACCGGTGTCGAAATTCTCACTTTATCCGATTAA